A window of the Methanocella sp. genome harbors these coding sequences:
- a CDS encoding MFS transporter, which yields MPDRKNIIFALVSAAIFMDMMVYTLVIPVLPSYATKLGADTVAIGIIYGAFSVSLLLFSIPFGILSDRLGRRSFMMLGMLSLAATNVLFALSADVRVLIAARLLQGMSGAATWSAGLAMLADTFGQEERGGRLGLAMSAMSAGTLLGPVVGGILYDNLGYALTFAIPSALACIVGLAFLLVSEPAARVISAPFHQRLTPYLKAPRIFLAITLAVVVGAATYGVLEPFMPVYMYDIFSATPTMVGLAFGAMSLLSIVFQPVVGRLYDLRVGRLLIAAGMLVSALVVAGCVSMPSFFLTAAVFSLLGITMCFALTPMLPLISDLYGGDGRGSSLGMVYGIYNTLFSLGLALGPFAGGLIAARYGFPFTAYAQAALLAIAGFITFLALRPHAR from the coding sequence ATGCCCGACCGGAAGAATATCATCTTTGCGCTCGTCTCCGCTGCCATCTTTATGGACATGATGGTCTACACGCTAGTCATACCGGTGCTGCCCTCCTATGCCACGAAACTGGGGGCCGACACCGTCGCCATCGGGATAATCTACGGCGCTTTTTCGGTCTCGCTTCTTTTATTCAGCATCCCCTTCGGCATCTTATCCGACCGCTTAGGCCGCCGGTCCTTCATGATGCTGGGCATGCTCTCCCTGGCCGCCACGAACGTCTTATTCGCCCTTTCGGCTGACGTGCGCGTGCTTATCGCCGCCAGGCTGCTCCAGGGCATGTCCGGGGCTGCCACCTGGTCCGCGGGGCTGGCGATGCTGGCCGATACCTTCGGCCAGGAGGAGCGCGGCGGGCGGCTCGGGCTGGCCATGTCCGCCATGTCCGCGGGCACACTGCTCGGCCCTGTCGTAGGCGGGATCCTTTACGATAACCTGGGCTACGCGCTCACGTTCGCCATACCATCGGCCCTGGCCTGCATCGTCGGCCTGGCGTTCCTCCTGGTCAGCGAGCCGGCAGCGCGTGTTATCTCTGCCCCTTTCCACCAGCGCCTGACGCCTTATCTAAAGGCGCCCCGGATATTCCTGGCCATAACGCTCGCGGTCGTCGTCGGCGCCGCCACCTACGGAGTCCTGGAGCCCTTCATGCCCGTGTATATGTACGATATTTTCTCCGCGACGCCGACCATGGTGGGCCTGGCTTTTGGCGCCATGTCGCTCCTTAGCATCGTCTTTCAGCCCGTCGTGGGGCGGCTCTATGACCTGCGGGTCGGACGCCTTCTCATCGCGGCGGGCATGCTCGTTTCCGCCCTCGTCGTTGCCGGCTGCGTATCCATGCCGTCCTTCTTTTTGACGGCGGCGGTGTTCTCCCTTCTGGGCATCACCATGTGCTTTGCCCTGACGCCCATGCTTCCCCTTATATCGGACCTCTACGGCGGCGACGGCAGGGGAAGTTCCCTGGGCATGGTCTACGGCATCTATAACACGCTCTTTTCGCTGGGCCTGGCCCTGGGCCCGTTCGCCGGCGGCCTGATAGCGGCCCGTTACGGTTTTCCATTTACGGCGTATGCCCAGGCGGCGCTGCTGGCCATAGCGGGCTTCATCACATTTCTTGCATTACGGCCGCATGCGAGATAG
- a CDS encoding ThiF family adenylyltransferase → MVTIYVDGRPVQVPVHTSASDIRRAAHTDRSRPVARSCDGRNVVVSGAIDVSEGDHFTLGRPFTKSMQKFKVLSSRKQRKSDRSVRLFFPMPQYERMREAFEASEAASREGYAMARCGSRTDGSRKNKDYFVRELYIPAKDDLFQQSSVTVTPGAEFIEAVFSKASEKGDTVLEIHTHAGSREPNFSWMDIENGLENGRFLRSCGLRFAMAVIGGAGFSFCEYDGDHDSLSMPESARVSVFSRNGLRDALVHKSSSSCEILSPTRPEAIRVAVAGLDGIGFGICQKLAGLGVKDFILLDDRELGDNNPDILPYTGGAGKKRTRAAQNMLKKASKDIRAVAVNNIARNARGALRECDVIFYCGKDDALKSAIAEVSLKYLIPCIEAHTVIKEGQKGPYGSVRVLIPSITGCSMCSGESREGSSSCVPVDDVVCSTAIGELMDMLSGRPRDSDHIEYDPATQAFERKRLEWNEACPLCGREGVRGAGDERRPRRY, encoded by the coding sequence ATGGTCACTATTTATGTGGATGGAAGGCCTGTACAGGTCCCGGTACACACGAGCGCGTCGGACATACGGCGCGCCGCGCACACTGACCGGAGCCGCCCCGTGGCGCGCTCCTGCGATGGCCGGAACGTCGTGGTCAGCGGGGCCATCGACGTGTCCGAAGGCGACCACTTTACTCTCGGGCGACCCTTCACTAAAAGCATGCAAAAGTTCAAGGTCCTCTCTTCCAGGAAGCAGCGTAAATCCGACCGGTCTGTCCGGCTGTTCTTCCCGATGCCACAATACGAGCGCATGCGAGAGGCGTTCGAGGCTTCAGAAGCGGCGTCCAGGGAAGGATATGCGATGGCCAGGTGCGGCAGCCGCACGGACGGCTCAAGAAAAAATAAGGACTATTTTGTGAGAGAGCTTTACATACCGGCAAAAGATGATCTCTTCCAGCAGTCCAGCGTCACGGTTACACCGGGGGCCGAGTTTATCGAGGCCGTGTTCAGCAAAGCATCGGAGAAGGGCGATACCGTGCTCGAGATACATACACACGCCGGCTCCCGGGAGCCCAACTTCTCCTGGATGGACATCGAGAACGGCCTGGAGAACGGCCGTTTCCTGCGGTCCTGCGGGCTGCGCTTTGCCATGGCCGTGATCGGCGGGGCCGGATTCTCATTTTGCGAGTACGACGGGGACCACGATTCCCTCTCGATGCCCGAGAGCGCCCGTGTCAGTGTATTCAGCCGGAACGGTCTCCGGGACGCCCTGGTACATAAAAGCAGCTCTTCCTGCGAGATCCTATCGCCGACCCGCCCGGAGGCCATCCGGGTGGCCGTCGCGGGCCTTGACGGCATCGGCTTCGGCATATGCCAGAAGCTGGCCGGGCTGGGAGTAAAAGACTTTATCCTGCTCGACGACCGGGAGCTCGGCGATAATAACCCCGATATTTTGCCATATACGGGCGGGGCGGGTAAAAAAAGGACAAGGGCCGCGCAGAACATGCTCAAGAAAGCATCGAAAGACATAAGGGCAGTGGCCGTCAACAACATCGCCAGGAACGCCCGGGGCGCGCTCCGGGAATGCGACGTCATCTTTTATTGTGGTAAGGACGATGCGCTGAAATCGGCCATAGCCGAGGTTTCGCTTAAGTACCTCATACCGTGCATCGAGGCGCATACGGTAATAAAAGAGGGGCAGAAAGGCCCGTACGGCAGCGTAAGAGTGCTTATACCCTCTATCACCGGTTGCAGCATGTGCTCCGGCGAGTCCCGGGAAGGCTCCTCTTCGTGCGTTCCGGTCGACGACGTTGTCTGCTCCACGGCCATCGGGGAGCTAATGGATATGCTATCGGGCAGGCCCCGTGATTCCGACCATATCGAATACGACCCGGCGACGCAGGCCTTCGAGCGTAAGCGGCTGGAGTGGAATGAAGCATGCCCTCTCTGCGGCAGGGAAGGCGTGCGCGGCGCGGGCGACGAAAGGCGGCCTCGCCGGTATTAG